The proteins below come from a single Burkholderia contaminans genomic window:
- a CDS encoding helix-turn-helix domain-containing protein — protein sequence MDSPSVLDTYRFSTLDAPPAERFDAWVATSGSWSFVAPDERTVPFDCRFDATRVGPFTMGRRTWLNPDRNVAYGMTRTARQIRADGLDHYYLLLHLGGSITWQFGKRTVDMRPGGLYLIDTVHAFDCIVRTGDTVIVTLPRDLFHPDTAKLHGCAMAPAMGGILADYLLAFHDNLSGVSAAQVPYLTQATTNLLHACVQPCADTLMQAGTEIDAALRERARSYIEQHLTDPDLCPDAICKAIGVSRPKLYRLFQPDGGVMKLVQRTRLLRIRNMLADPTRPRSRIADLAWRYGFASDKHFSRSFKAEFGHSPRETIEQPPRHRGDAASASLAAAARPALADATFSDWIVKGNRRAA from the coding sequence ATGGATAGCCCGTCCGTACTGGACACCTATCGCTTTTCCACCCTCGATGCGCCGCCCGCCGAGCGGTTCGACGCATGGGTCGCCACCAGCGGCAGCTGGTCGTTCGTCGCCCCCGACGAACGCACGGTGCCGTTCGACTGCCGGTTCGACGCGACACGCGTCGGGCCGTTCACGATGGGCCGGCGCACCTGGCTGAATCCCGACCGCAACGTCGCCTACGGTATGACGCGCACCGCGCGGCAGATCCGCGCCGACGGACTGGATCATTACTACCTGCTGCTGCATCTCGGCGGCAGCATCACCTGGCAATTCGGCAAGCGGACGGTCGATATGCGCCCCGGCGGCCTGTACCTGATCGACACCGTCCACGCGTTCGACTGCATCGTCAGGACCGGGGACACGGTCATCGTGACCCTGCCGCGCGACCTGTTTCATCCCGATACCGCGAAGCTGCACGGCTGTGCGATGGCGCCGGCGATGGGCGGCATCCTGGCCGACTACCTGCTCGCTTTCCACGACAATCTGTCGGGCGTGTCCGCCGCGCAGGTGCCCTATCTGACGCAGGCGACGACGAACCTGCTGCACGCGTGCGTACAGCCCTGCGCCGACACGCTGATGCAGGCCGGCACGGAGATCGACGCTGCGCTGCGCGAGCGTGCCCGGAGCTACATCGAGCAGCACCTGACCGACCCCGACCTGTGTCCGGACGCGATCTGCAAGGCGATCGGCGTTTCGCGTCCGAAGCTGTACCGGCTGTTCCAGCCGGACGGCGGCGTGATGAAGCTCGTGCAGCGCACCCGGCTCCTGCGGATCCGGAACATGCTCGCGGACCCGACCCGTCCCCGAAGCCGCATCGCGGATCTCGCGTGGCGCTACGGATTCGCCAGCGACAAGCATTTCAGCCGGTCTTTCAAGGCCGAATTCGGGCACAGCCCGCGTGAAACGATCGAGCAGCCGCCCCGGCACCGCGGCGACGCTGCGTCGGCATCGCTGGCGGCCGCAGCGCGCCCCGCGCTGGCGGACGCGACGTTCAGCGACTGGATCGTCAAGGGCAACCGGCGCGCGGCCTGA
- a CDS encoding phytoene/squalene synthase family protein, which yields MTTRTDSAFLLGDLLKNVSRSFYLTLRVLPDGMRDPVGLAYLLARAADTIADTALVAPDRRAALLTDLRDEVERLGDGVALSRALEDVTRMQADSHEHVLLGSMEPMLALLRTQPEADRASIRKVVATLTAGMVFDLRTFPDEQSGRVVSLPTRGELDRYTYLVAGCVGEFWTDMTGMHTPAARGWNLPDMCEKGIRFGKALQMTNILRDCGKDLRIGRCYLPDDVLGAHGLGVADLMAPDASARARGVLVDLLRVTLDQYRDAGLYTLAIPRRFVRLRLACLWPIMIGLETLELLAGHAAWLDPAKPAKVPRKRVYRIMASSLALVGSNAAIRARLTALADAVNAHLVQPATR from the coding sequence ATGACGACTCGAACCGATTCCGCTTTCCTGCTCGGCGACCTGCTGAAGAACGTTTCCCGCTCCTTCTACCTGACGCTGCGCGTGCTGCCCGACGGCATGCGCGACCCGGTCGGCCTCGCGTACCTGCTCGCGCGCGCGGCCGACACGATCGCCGACACGGCGCTCGTCGCACCGGATCGCCGGGCGGCGTTGCTGACCGACCTGCGCGACGAGGTCGAGCGGCTCGGCGACGGCGTTGCGCTGTCGCGGGCGCTCGAGGACGTGACGCGGATGCAGGCCGATTCGCACGAGCACGTGCTGCTCGGCTCGATGGAGCCGATGCTCGCGCTGCTGCGCACGCAGCCGGAAGCCGACCGCGCGTCGATCCGCAAGGTCGTCGCGACGCTGACGGCGGGGATGGTATTCGACCTGCGCACGTTCCCCGACGAACAGTCGGGGCGCGTCGTGTCGTTGCCGACGCGCGGCGAACTCGACCGCTACACGTATCTCGTGGCCGGCTGCGTGGGCGAGTTCTGGACCGACATGACGGGCATGCACACGCCGGCCGCGCGCGGCTGGAACCTGCCGGACATGTGCGAGAAGGGCATCCGTTTCGGCAAGGCGCTGCAGATGACCAACATCCTGCGCGACTGCGGGAAGGACCTGCGCATCGGCCGATGCTATCTGCCGGACGACGTGCTGGGCGCGCATGGGCTCGGTGTTGCCGACCTGATGGCGCCCGATGCGTCGGCGCGCGCGCGCGGCGTGCTCGTCGACCTGCTGCGCGTGACGCTCGACCAGTATCGCGACGCGGGCCTGTATACGCTTGCGATCCCGCGCCGCTTCGTGCGGCTGCGGCTCGCGTGCCTGTGGCCGATCATGATCGGCCTCGAAACGCTCGAGCTGCTGGCCGGCCATGCGGCGTGGCTCGATCCGGCGAAGCCGGCCAAGGTGCCGAGAAAGCGCGTCTACCGGATCATGGCGTCGTCGCTCGCGCTGGTCGGGTCGAACGCCGCGATTCGCGCGCGCCTGACCGCGCTCGCCGATGCCGTGAACGCGCATCTCGTGCAGCCGGCCACGCGCTGA
- a CDS encoding carboxymuconolactone decarboxylase family protein: MQPRLNFYAASPNAIKVMRNAEEFLAKSSIEKPLAELVRLRASQINGCAFCVDMHTTDARKGGETDRRLATVVTWRETPFFTERERAALEWTEALTLVASNHVPDAVWEAVKPHFTDEELFDLSMLIATINSWNRFAIAFRKMPE; encoded by the coding sequence ATGCAACCCCGCCTGAACTTCTACGCCGCCAGCCCGAATGCGATCAAGGTGATGCGCAATGCCGAGGAATTCCTCGCGAAGAGCTCGATCGAGAAGCCGCTCGCCGAACTCGTTCGGCTGCGCGCGTCGCAGATCAACGGCTGCGCGTTCTGCGTCGACATGCATACGACCGACGCGCGCAAGGGCGGCGAAACCGATCGCCGCCTGGCCACCGTCGTCACGTGGCGCGAGACGCCGTTCTTCACCGAGCGCGAACGCGCGGCGCTGGAATGGACCGAGGCGCTGACGCTGGTCGCCAGCAACCACGTGCCCGACGCCGTCTGGGAAGCCGTGAAGCCGCACTTCACCGATGAGGAGCTGTTCGACCTGTCGATGCTGATCGCGACGATCAACTCGTGGAACCGCTTCGCGATCGCGTTCCGCAAGATGCCCGAGTAA
- a CDS encoding ABC transporter ATP-binding protein gives MNAPPAPYAIDVDRLNKHFGDKHVVKDVSLRVARGEIFGFLGPNGSGKTTSIRMMCGLLTPDSGSGTCLGYDIVRDSAQIKRRVGYMTQRFSYWEDLSIRENLDFVARVYGMPDRKAAVARALDGLGLASRADQLTGALSGGWKQRLALAACMLHEPALLLLDEPTAGVDPAARRDFWEELHRLAAQGISVLVSTHYMDEAERCHKLAYIAYGELLAQGTSAEIVASQGLATRAITGAHLSELSARLRTMPGVDQTVVFGSALHVSGRDRAQLDATLAQVAAQADGPAALQVAPIDTGLEDVFIYMMGRASGPPGGASS, from the coding sequence GTGAACGCGCCGCCCGCACCGTACGCGATCGACGTCGATCGCCTGAACAAGCATTTCGGCGACAAGCACGTCGTGAAGGACGTGTCGCTGCGCGTTGCGCGCGGCGAGATCTTCGGCTTTCTCGGGCCGAACGGCAGCGGCAAGACCACGTCGATCCGGATGATGTGCGGGCTGCTCACGCCCGACTCGGGCAGCGGCACCTGCCTCGGCTACGACATCGTGCGCGACAGCGCGCAGATCAAGCGGCGCGTCGGCTACATGACGCAGCGCTTCTCGTACTGGGAAGACCTGTCGATCCGCGAGAACCTCGATTTCGTCGCGCGCGTGTACGGGATGCCCGACCGCAAGGCGGCCGTCGCGCGCGCACTCGACGGGCTCGGCCTCGCGAGCCGCGCGGACCAGCTCACGGGCGCGCTGTCGGGCGGCTGGAAGCAGCGCCTCGCGCTGGCCGCCTGCATGCTGCACGAGCCGGCGCTATTGCTGCTCGACGAGCCGACGGCCGGCGTCGATCCGGCCGCGCGCCGCGACTTCTGGGAAGAACTGCACCGGCTGGCCGCGCAAGGGATCTCGGTGCTCGTCAGCACGCACTACATGGACGAGGCCGAGCGCTGCCACAAGCTTGCGTACATCGCGTACGGCGAGCTGCTCGCGCAGGGCACATCGGCGGAGATCGTCGCGTCGCAGGGGCTCGCGACCCGCGCGATCACCGGTGCGCATCTGAGCGAACTGTCCGCGCGGCTGCGCACGATGCCGGGCGTCGACCAGACGGTCGTGTTCGGCTCGGCGCTGCACGTGAGCGGCCGCGATCGCGCGCAGCTCGACGCGACGCTCGCGCAGGTCGCGGCGCAAGCCGACGGGCCTGCCGCGCTGCAGGTCGCGCCGATCGACACCGGGCTCGAGGACGTCTTCATCTACATGATGGGCCGCGCATCCGGGCCGCCCGGCGGAGCATCGTCGTGA
- a CDS encoding efflux transporter outer membrane subunit, with the protein MKPASRRPFHAARGCMPIAAALLVAGCAVGPDFHAPDAPATQRYTRGEPPATTASAAGPAGDAQTFASAAHTPQHWWTQFGSEPLNRLVDTAWHNSPTLAEARARLDEARQNHAAEAGATMLPKVDASLSATREQVDTTAFGLPANVPSPGPFTLYDASVSVSYVLDVFGGNRRALEALRAQVDYQAYTLDAARLTLAGNVVATAILRASLAQQVVLTRQLIDAQARQLRIVEARFAAGGVSQADVHAQRALLAQTRASLPPLEARLAQAGHRLAILLGVPPSDAALPDLTLDTLVLPRTLPVALPSTLARERPDIRAAEAVLHQASANVGVATANLYPRFSISAGIGSERTRIADLVSGLNVWNVGLGLTQPLFHGGELRAKKRAAEAAYDAAFASYRETVLEALQQVADAMRAVEHDAAALQARDTAAEEAAASNRIAGDRYAAGGISTFDLLDAQRQTLQTALDRTRAQADRLADTAALFQALAGSWTDGATE; encoded by the coding sequence ATGAAACCGGCTTCGCGTCGCCCCTTCCACGCCGCCCGCGGTTGCATGCCGATCGCCGCTGCACTGCTCGTCGCCGGATGCGCGGTCGGGCCGGATTTCCACGCGCCGGATGCGCCCGCCACGCAGCGCTACACGCGCGGCGAGCCGCCCGCGACGACGGCCTCCGCCGCCGGACCGGCCGGCGATGCGCAGACGTTCGCATCGGCCGCGCATACTCCGCAGCACTGGTGGACGCAGTTCGGCTCGGAACCGCTGAACCGGCTCGTCGATACCGCGTGGCACAACAGCCCGACGCTTGCCGAAGCCCGTGCGCGGCTCGACGAAGCGCGGCAGAACCACGCGGCCGAAGCCGGCGCGACGATGTTGCCGAAAGTCGATGCGAGCCTGTCCGCCACGCGCGAGCAGGTCGACACGACCGCGTTCGGCCTGCCCGCCAACGTGCCCAGCCCGGGGCCGTTCACGCTTTATGACGCGTCGGTGAGCGTGTCGTATGTGCTCGACGTATTCGGCGGCAACCGGCGTGCGCTCGAAGCGCTACGCGCACAGGTCGACTACCAGGCGTACACGCTCGACGCCGCGCGCCTGACGCTCGCGGGCAATGTCGTCGCGACCGCGATCCTGCGCGCGTCGCTCGCGCAGCAGGTCGTGCTCACGCGGCAACTGATCGATGCGCAGGCGCGGCAGTTGCGCATCGTCGAAGCGCGTTTCGCGGCGGGCGGCGTTTCGCAGGCCGACGTGCATGCGCAACGCGCGCTGCTCGCGCAGACGCGGGCGTCGCTGCCGCCGCTCGAGGCCCGCCTCGCACAAGCCGGCCATCGGCTCGCGATCCTGCTCGGCGTGCCGCCGTCCGATGCCGCGCTGCCCGACCTCACACTCGATACGCTCGTGCTGCCGCGCACGCTGCCCGTCGCGCTGCCGTCGACGCTCGCACGCGAACGCCCCGACATCCGCGCCGCCGAAGCCGTGCTGCACCAGGCCAGCGCGAACGTCGGCGTGGCCACCGCGAACCTGTATCCGCGCTTTTCGATTTCGGCGGGAATCGGCTCGGAGCGCACGCGCATCGCGGATCTCGTGAGCGGGCTCAATGTGTGGAATGTCGGCCTCGGGCTGACGCAACCGCTCTTTCACGGCGGTGAACTGCGCGCGAAGAAACGTGCGGCCGAAGCGGCATACGACGCAGCGTTCGCGAGCTACCGGGAAACCGTGCTCGAGGCGCTGCAACAGGTGGCCGATGCCATGCGTGCCGTCGAGCACGATGCGGCTGCACTGCAGGCGAGAGACACCGCCGCCGAGGAAGCGGCAGCCAGCAACCGGATTGCCGGCGACCGTTACGCGGCGGGCGGGATCAGCACGTTCGACCTGCTCGACGCGCAGCGGCAGACGTTGCAGACGGCGCTCGATCGTACGCGCGCGCAGGCAGATCGACTCGCCGATACGGCGGCGCTGTTTCAGGCGCTGGCGGGAAGCTGGACGGATGGCGCGACGGAGTGA
- a CDS encoding TetR/AcrR family transcriptional regulator: protein MNAKSTVARPRGRRPSVDDFDLRDHMLDVAMQLFAERGIAATTVAQIAAAAGVTSAMVHYYFTNREQLLDAIVEERLVQVIAFVWRPTKPQIENDPFALVAELVDRFFDVTHRMPWLPSIWLREIIHEGGLLRERMVRRIPLEHIGRFAERIRGAQQAGTLNPALEPAFLFHSIIALVMLPLATAKLWQSARGLPPIDRDVLHRHVRALLGSGLQPPAAPPRAPVRSPRRRS, encoded by the coding sequence ATGAACGCGAAATCCACCGTCGCCAGGCCGCGCGGGCGCCGCCCGTCGGTCGACGATTTCGACCTGCGCGACCACATGCTCGACGTCGCGATGCAGTTGTTCGCCGAGCGCGGCATCGCCGCGACGACCGTCGCGCAGATCGCCGCCGCCGCCGGCGTCACGTCGGCGATGGTCCACTACTACTTCACGAATCGCGAGCAACTGCTCGACGCGATCGTCGAGGAGCGGCTCGTGCAGGTCATCGCGTTCGTGTGGCGGCCGACCAAGCCGCAGATCGAAAACGACCCGTTCGCGCTCGTCGCCGAACTCGTCGACCGCTTCTTCGACGTCACGCACCGCATGCCGTGGCTGCCGTCGATCTGGTTGCGCGAGATCATCCATGAGGGCGGGCTGCTGCGCGAGCGGATGGTCCGGCGCATTCCGCTCGAACATATCGGGCGCTTCGCCGAACGGATCCGCGGCGCGCAGCAGGCCGGCACGCTGAACCCCGCGCTCGAGCCCGCGTTCCTGTTCCATTCGATCATCGCGCTGGTGATGCTGCCGCTCGCGACCGCGAAACTGTGGCAAAGCGCGCGCGGCCTGCCGCCGATCGACCGCGACGTGCTGCATCGCCATGTCCGCGCACTGCTCGGTTCGGGCCTGCAGCCGCCGGCCGCGCCGCCTCGCGCGCCGGTCCGCTCGCCACGGAGGCGGTCGTGA
- a CDS encoding porin: MKKRVAFAMTAVGLAAATAAHAQSSVTLYGIVDNGLAWQNNSSAVGATTGGHSKVQMSTGVWAGSRFGLKGSEDLGGGTKAIFQLEAGVNTANGSSQWTNGIFTRQAWVGLTNSTYGTLTAGRQYTAYYTLLSPYSPTTWLTGYYGAHPGDIDSLDTSYRANNSLVYMSPKFYGFTVGGSYSFGGVAGATNRGSTWSAAIQYLNGPAGIAVGYQKVNNATLGGGVWGANSTVQNGLTATGDGNQPAVSSINNGYATAQSQQRIAVTAGYQFTPAWDISASYSNVQYTPGTGSAFRNTAIFNTAGAVLHWKAAAQWDFAAGYSYTAATQSNGITSSAKYHQVTLSQYYSLSKRTGLYAVEAYQHASGNTLGKSGIIAATTSIGDGVGAGSKQNQIGVGVGLIHRF, translated from the coding sequence ATGAAAAAGCGCGTCGCTTTCGCCATGACGGCAGTTGGCCTTGCAGCCGCTACCGCCGCCCACGCTCAAAGCAGCGTGACCCTGTACGGTATCGTCGACAACGGTCTGGCTTGGCAGAACAACTCGTCGGCAGTCGGTGCTACCACGGGTGGTCACTCGAAGGTGCAAATGTCCACCGGCGTGTGGGCAGGCAGCCGCTTCGGCCTGAAGGGCAGCGAAGATCTCGGCGGCGGCACGAAGGCGATTTTCCAGTTGGAAGCCGGCGTCAACACGGCTAACGGCTCGTCGCAGTGGACCAACGGCATCTTCACGCGTCAGGCGTGGGTTGGCCTGACCAACAGCACGTACGGTACGCTGACGGCTGGCCGCCAGTACACCGCGTACTACACGCTGCTGTCGCCGTACAGCCCGACGACCTGGCTGACCGGCTACTACGGCGCGCACCCGGGCGATATCGACTCGCTGGATACGAGCTACCGTGCGAATAACTCGCTCGTCTACATGTCGCCGAAGTTCTACGGCTTCACGGTCGGCGGTTCGTACTCGTTCGGCGGCGTCGCAGGCGCGACGAACCGTGGCTCGACGTGGAGCGCGGCGATCCAGTACCTGAACGGCCCGGCAGGCATCGCCGTCGGCTACCAGAAGGTCAACAACGCGACGCTCGGCGGCGGCGTGTGGGGCGCGAACTCGACGGTCCAGAACGGCCTGACGGCAACGGGCGACGGCAACCAGCCGGCCGTTTCGTCGATCAACAACGGCTATGCCACGGCGCAATCGCAACAGCGTATCGCTGTGACGGCGGGCTACCAGTTCACGCCGGCATGGGACATTTCGGCATCGTACTCGAACGTCCAGTACACGCCGGGCACGGGTTCGGCGTTCCGCAACACGGCCATCTTCAACACGGCAGGCGCCGTGCTGCACTGGAAGGCAGCCGCTCAGTGGGACTTCGCAGCGGGCTACTCGTACACGGCAGCCACGCAATCGAACGGCATCACCAGCTCGGCCAAGTACCACCAGGTCACGCTGTCGCAGTACTACAGCCTGTCGAAGCGTACGGGCCTGTACGCAGTTGAGGCTTACCAGCACGCCAGCGGCAACACGCTCGGCAAGAGCGGCATCATCGCCGCAACGACGTCGATCGGCGACGGCGTGGGCGCAGGTTCGAAGCAGAACCAGATCGGCGTCGGCGTCGGCCTGATCCACCGCTTCTAA
- a CDS encoding HlyD family secretion protein, with protein sequence MNPARALPLVLAAAVALLAGCERPARNGTTYQGYVEGEFVYLSSSQSGTLTQLSVARGRALAAGAPAFSLEAVSETAALLQAQHQLAAARAQLADLQTGKRPPEIAVTQAQLAQSAAQAARAAAQLVRDESQYAAGGLSKQQLDDSRTSAQTTAAQMRELQKQVDVARLPGRAQQVAAQAAQVDAAQAAVAEAQWKLDQKRVAAPAAGRVYDTLYRVGEWVQAGNPVVQMLPPQNLKVRFFVPEAAIASLAPGRTVAIHCDGCAVDVTARITYVSSEAEYTPPVIYSNESRTKLVFMIEARPAVADAPKLHPGQPVAVRVP encoded by the coding sequence GTGAACCCGGCCCGCGCGCTGCCGCTCGTGCTGGCCGCCGCCGTCGCGCTGCTCGCCGGTTGCGAACGGCCAGCGCGCAACGGCACGACCTACCAGGGCTACGTCGAAGGCGAATTCGTGTACCTGTCGTCGTCGCAATCGGGCACGCTCACGCAGTTGTCGGTCGCGCGCGGCCGGGCCCTCGCTGCCGGCGCGCCGGCCTTCTCGCTCGAAGCCGTCAGCGAAACGGCCGCGCTGCTGCAGGCGCAGCACCAGCTCGCGGCCGCCCGCGCGCAGCTTGCCGACCTGCAGACGGGCAAGCGCCCGCCGGAAATCGCGGTTACGCAGGCGCAGCTCGCGCAGTCCGCCGCGCAAGCCGCGCGGGCCGCCGCGCAGCTCGTGCGCGACGAAAGCCAGTACGCCGCTGGCGGCCTGTCGAAACAGCAGCTCGACGATTCGCGCACGTCCGCGCAAACGACCGCCGCGCAGATGCGCGAACTCCAGAAGCAGGTCGACGTCGCGCGTCTGCCCGGCCGCGCGCAGCAGGTCGCCGCGCAGGCCGCGCAGGTCGACGCCGCGCAGGCGGCCGTCGCCGAGGCGCAATGGAAGCTCGACCAGAAGCGCGTCGCCGCACCCGCGGCCGGGCGCGTGTACGACACGCTGTACCGCGTCGGCGAATGGGTGCAGGCCGGCAATCCGGTCGTGCAGATGCTGCCGCCGCAAAACCTGAAGGTGCGCTTCTTCGTGCCGGAGGCCGCCATCGCATCGCTCGCGCCGGGGCGCACGGTCGCGATCCACTGCGACGGCTGTGCGGTCGACGTGACCGCGCGCATCACCTACGTATCGAGCGAAGCCGAATACACGCCGCCCGTGATCTACAGCAACGAGAGCCGGACCAAGCTCGTGTTCATGATCGAGGCGCGCCCGGCCGTCGCCGACGCGCCGAAGCTCCATCCGGGCCAGCCCGTCGCCGTGAGGGTGCCGTGA
- a CDS encoding cupin domain-containing protein translates to MMDATLRRAALCASLAAGVALLPAAGRAHDAGDNVHTVMQQAVPEAPGKLAVVATVDYAPGQASEAHRHLGSVFAVVSKGEVLSQVNGGPLHRYRAGEGWYEAPGSRHQVSRNASATEPAQLVVFGLTGEHVPLTSPIGQ, encoded by the coding sequence ATGATGGACGCTACGCTCCGTCGCGCCGCCCTGTGCGCATCGCTCGCGGCCGGCGTCGCACTGCTGCCGGCCGCTGGCCGGGCGCACGATGCCGGCGACAACGTGCACACGGTCATGCAGCAGGCCGTGCCCGAAGCGCCCGGCAAGCTCGCGGTCGTCGCGACCGTCGACTATGCGCCCGGGCAGGCCTCCGAAGCCCACCGGCACCTCGGCTCGGTGTTCGCGGTCGTGTCGAAAGGCGAGGTGCTGTCGCAGGTGAACGGCGGCCCGCTGCACCGCTACCGCGCCGGTGAGGGCTGGTACGAGGCGCCCGGCTCGCGCCACCAGGTGTCGCGCAACGCGAGCGCGACCGAGCCAGCGCAGCTCGTCGTGTTCGGGCTGACCGGCGAACACGTGCCGCTGACGTCGCCGATCGGTCAGTGA
- a CDS encoding ABC transporter permease, producing the protein MNAWAHLRDAFSVARWWSIVLKEFLQLRRDRVTFAMIVGVPIIQLALFGFAINTDPKHLPTAVIVADASPFARSFVAAMRNSAYFDVVETLPDEAAGRRALARGDVLFVLNVPADFSRRLLRGERPSLLVEADATDPVATASAIGALSGLVQPVADKDLTGPLAHLNGRPAAFNVVLHRLYNPEGITQYNVVPGLMGVILTMTMVMMTGLAITRERERGTMENLLATPVRPLEVMTGKIVPYVLIGLIQVSIILAAARFVFAVPFVGGLFAIYLSALLFIAANLTVGITLSSLAQNQLQSMQLAVFYFLPNILLSGFMFPFAGMPKWAQFIGNLLPLTYFNRLVRGILLKGNGWSDLWPSVWPVALFTVVVMGVALRFYRRTLD; encoded by the coding sequence GTGAACGCGTGGGCGCACCTGCGCGACGCGTTCTCGGTCGCCCGCTGGTGGAGCATCGTGCTGAAGGAATTCCTGCAGCTGCGGCGCGACCGCGTGACGTTCGCGATGATCGTCGGCGTGCCGATCATCCAGCTCGCGCTGTTCGGCTTCGCGATCAACACCGATCCGAAACACCTGCCCACCGCGGTGATCGTCGCCGATGCGAGCCCGTTCGCGCGCAGCTTCGTCGCCGCGATGCGCAATTCCGCGTACTTCGACGTCGTCGAGACGCTGCCCGACGAAGCGGCCGGCCGCCGTGCGCTCGCACGCGGCGACGTGCTGTTCGTCTTGAACGTGCCGGCCGATTTCTCGCGCCGGCTGCTGCGCGGCGAGCGTCCGTCGCTGCTCGTCGAGGCGGACGCCACCGATCCCGTCGCGACCGCGTCGGCGATCGGCGCGCTGTCCGGCCTGGTGCAGCCGGTCGCGGACAAGGACCTGACCGGCCCGCTCGCCCACCTGAACGGCCGCCCGGCCGCGTTCAACGTCGTGCTGCACCGGCTGTACAACCCCGAGGGCATCACCCAGTACAACGTCGTGCCGGGCCTGATGGGCGTGATCCTGACGATGACGATGGTGATGATGACGGGCCTCGCGATCACCCGCGAGCGCGAGCGCGGCACGATGGAGAACCTGCTCGCGACGCCCGTGCGGCCGCTCGAGGTCATGACGGGCAAGATCGTCCCGTACGTGCTGATCGGGCTGATCCAGGTGTCGATCATTCTCGCGGCTGCCCGCTTCGTGTTCGCGGTGCCGTTCGTCGGCGGCTTGTTCGCCATCTACCTGTCCGCGCTGCTGTTCATCGCCGCGAACCTGACGGTCGGCATCACGCTGTCGTCGCTCGCGCAGAACCAGTTGCAGTCGATGCAGCTCGCGGTGTTCTATTTCCTGCCGAACATCCTGCTGTCGGGCTTCATGTTCCCGTTCGCCGGGATGCCGAAGTGGGCGCAGTTCATCGGCAACCTGCTGCCGCTCACCTACTTCAACCGCCTCGTGCGCGGCATCCTGCTGAAAGGCAACGGCTGGAGCGACCTGTGGCCGTCCGTGTGGCCGGTCGCGCTGTTCACCGTCGTCGTGATGGGCGTCGCGCTGCGGTTCTACCGGCGTACGCTCGACTAG